Proteins encoded within one genomic window of Dasypus novemcinctus isolate mDasNov1 chromosome 17, mDasNov1.1.hap2, whole genome shotgun sequence:
- the SIX3 gene encoding homeobox protein SIX3, which produces MVFRSPLDLYSSHFLLPNFADSHHRSLLLASSGGGNGAGGGGAGGGGGGGNGAGGGGAGGAGGGGGSGGGGSRAPPEELSMFQLPTLNFSPEQVASVCETLEETGDIERLGRFLWSLPVAPGACEAINKHESILRARAVVAFHTGNFRDLYHILENHKFTKESHGKLQAMWLEAHYQEAEKLRGRPLGPVDKYRVRKKFPLPRTIWDGEQKTHCFKERTRSLLREWYLQDPYPNPSKKRELAQATGLTPTQVGNWFKNRRQRDRAAAAKNRLQHQAIGPSGMRSLAEPGCPTHGSAESPSTAASPTTSVSSLTERADTGTSILSVTSSDSECDV; this is translated from the exons ATGGTATTCCGCTCCCCCCTAGACCTCTATTCCTCCCACTTCTTGTTGCCAAACTTCGCCGATTCTCACCACCGCTCCCTACTTCTGGCGAGTAGCGGCGGCGGGAACGGTGCGggaggcggcggcgcgggaggaggaggcggcggcgggaACGGTGCGGGAGGCGGCGGTGCTGGCGGagcaggcggcggcggcggcagcggcggcggcggctccagGGCCCCCCCGGAAGAGTTGTCCATGTTCCAGCTGCCCACCCTCAACTTCTCGCCGGAGCAGGTGGCCAGCGTCTGCGAGACGCTGGAGGAGACGGGCGACATCGAGCGGCTGGGCCGCTTCCTCTGGTCGCTGCCCGTGGCCCCCGGGGCGTGCGAAGCCATCAACAAGCACGAGTCGATCCTGCGCGCGCGCGCCGTGGTCGCCTTCCACACGGGCAACTTCCGCGACCTCTACCACATCCTGGAGAACCACAAGTTCACCAAGGAGTCCCACGGCAAGCTGCAGGCCATGTGGCTCGAGGCGCACTACCAGGAGGCGGAGAAGCTGCGCGGCCGCCCGCTCGGCCCGGTGGACAAGTACCGCGTGCGGAAGAAGTTCCCGCTGCCGCGCACCATCTGGGACGGCGAGCAGAAGACGCATTGCTTCAAGGAGCGGACTCGGAGCCTGCTGCGGGAGTGGTACCTGCAGGACCCCTACCCCAACCCCAGCAAGAAACGCGAACTCGCGCAGGCCACCGGCCTCACTCCCACACAAGTAGGCAACTGGTTTAAGAACCGGCGGCAGCGAGACCGCGCCGCGGCGGCCAAGAACAG GCTCCAGCACCAGGCCATCGGGCCGAGTGGCATGCGCTCGCTGGCCGAGCCGGGCTGTCCCACGCACGGCTCGGCCGAGTCGCCGTCCACGGCGGCCAGCCCGACCACCAGCGTGTCCAGCCTGACGGAGCGCGCGGACACCGGCACCTCCATCCTCTCGGTAACCTCCAGCGACTCGGAATGTGATGTATGA